One window of Strigops habroptila isolate Jane chromosome Z, bStrHab1.2.pri, whole genome shotgun sequence genomic DNA carries:
- the LOC115601153 gene encoding rho family-interacting cell polarization regulator 1-like isoform X3, producing the protein MERAGVGAAKSLYELPACSPSMGVEQRGCTEPGPLSPRASSPASPGTWRPSRSHSTMSLSVCLQRQVLITKINRCQSFAGVNSTANQPFRNLSPFTPIVSRKTGSRVSRMFLMSHKSPPPKVPQPNRLDEVYEALKKGLTAYLEVHQLELEKLSAQIRESKRNSRLGFLYDLDKKLLLMSAEPGLAQQKMGEEHPGAWLVSWGTLRSREGWRMLQQMGASTASAHRHCHPALPRQGRRPGPVPATAQGDNRAHPDLQLLCGGVVLPLTPSPLLFQQVKSIDRFLRRLEFHASKIDELYEAYCIQRRLRDGAHNMVKAYSTGSPGSREARESLAEASKGYKEYTENMCLLENELESQLGEFHVRMKGLAGFARLCAGDQYEIFMKYGRQRWKLRGRIEANSKQVWDSEEMVFLPLVTEFLSIKVTELKSLANHVVVGNVSCETKDLFAALPQVVAVDINDLGTLKLSLEVTWNPFDKDDQPSAASTVNKASTVNKRFSTYNQSPPDTPSLREQAFYNMLRRQEELENGTAWSISSESSDDSSSPQLPGSTRHAVHKPIVQPELQASAPAIEISFSQQPQEAEPGTGASIPAAESHPEEPSSRKKEAVANGHVPYSRTLSHISEASMDATTEAKAAESPWELEPSPQDTGTAEQDMDPVPSASVAAVTPAQDRSAEAKPRASVAWATTDKAEPAQSQAPARGGCSAGVTMAPVQASMQESPLPTTPLPTGVLEVPRGKVVDSGLEEAISLLGSALDDYRGQFPELHPLERELKHLEEMLLQKQGVFLSRASSISLTVEHALESFSFLNTSDMEDSEGSEEEPLQDERRAGRPRHGSRAPSGGETGADDTGMCSGSEASTDPLSTGNEFLDKALVLHLNNCNRLLLKLGTFGPLRCQEMYALDRLLREAQVLEVVCQLTEEQAGAAASAAEVVQFSTRKEGVLPLWDCCVEAPNVYSCPVERFLQVLSTQFAAPISERHPGLADAVCVKLVEDVLYQRLPRRPGSAQGEQVTIFQYWSHFESLGALVLDTYMMELAEEAMLAQNLNSDDQDVVLHALKRMPEGRLKKEGLKALSLLLVEGNSKVVSAVSAQLRSLAENPRFRQRALVCYLEQLEDEEVQTRVAGCAALGCLKAKESIEQLVYLCQTDKEPVREAAKQSLMLCGEDGKSAHRRLEETLDSLPRIFAPASMASTAF; encoded by the exons ATGGAGAGAGCCGGGGTGGGCGCTGCCAAGAGCCTGTACGAACTCCCCGCTTGCTCCCCGTCCATGGGAGTGGAACAAAGGGGATGCACCGAGCCAGGCCCGCTCTCGCCCCGCGCCTCGTCCCCCGCCTCTCCTGGGACAT GGAGGCCCTCCAGGTCACACTCAACAATGTCACTGTCTGTGTGCCTGCAGCGCCAAGTCCTCATCACCAAGATCAATAGGTGCCAGTCCTTTGCCGGAGTGAACTCAACAGCCAACCAGCCCTTCAG GAACCTCTCACCCTTTACCCCCATCGTCTCCCGCAAGACTGGCTCCAGGGTCAGTAGGATGTTCTTAATGTCCCACAAATCCCCACCACCCAAGGTGCCTCAGCCCAACCGCCTGGACGAGGTGTACGAAGCTCTCAAGAAGGGCCTGAC AGCCTACCTGGAGGTGCACCAGCTGGAACTGGAGAAGCTCAGCGCTCAGATCCGCGAGTCCAAGAGGAATTCACGCCTG gGCTTTCTCTATGATCTGGATAAG AAGCTGTTGCTGATGAGTGCTGAGCCTGGCTTAGCTCAGCAGAAGATGGGAGAAGAGCACCCTGGAGCCTGGCTTGTCTCCTGGGGGACCCTCCggagcagagaaggctggaggatgctgcagcagatggGTGCaagcacagcctctgctcacCGCCACTGCCACCCTGCACTTCCCCGACAGGGCAGGAGGCCAGGACCTGTCCCAGCCACAGCACAAGGAGACAACAGGGCACATCCTgacctgcagctcctctgtggAGGGGTTGTGCTGCCGCTCACAccatctcctctgcttttccagcaagTGAAGTCAATCGACCGCTTCCTGCGTCGTCTGGAGTTCCATGCTAGCAAG ATAGATGAGCTCTATGAGGCTTATTGCATCCAGCGGCGGCTTCGCGATGGAGCTCATAACATGGTCAAGGCTTACAGCACGGGCTCACCAGGCAGCCGGGAGGCACGCGAGAGCCTGGCCGAGGCCAGCAAGGGCTACAAGGAGTACACGGAG AACATGTGCCTGTTGGAGAATGAGCTGGAGAGCCAGCTGGGCGAGTTCCATGTCCGGATGAAAG GACTGGCAGGCTTTGCCCGGCTTTGTGCTGGTGACCAGTATGAG ATCTTCATGAAGTACGGACGGCAGCGGTGGAAGCTGCGTGGCCGCATTGAGGCGAACAGCAAGCAGGTGTGGGACAGCGAGGAAATGGTTTTCTTGCCCCTTGTCACCGAGTTCCTCTCCATCAAG gtgACAGAGCTAAAGAGCCTGGCCAACCATGTTGTGGTGGGCAATGTGTCCTGTGAGACCAAGGACCTCTTTGCAGCTCTACCCCAGGTAGTGGCTGTGGATATCAATGACTTGGGCACCCTCAAACTCAGCCTGGAGGTGACCTGGAA CCCCTTCGACAAGGATGACCAGCCCTCAGCGGCCAGCACTGTCAACAAGGCCTCCACGGTGAACAAGAGGTTCTCCACCTACAACCAGAGCCCGCCTGACACGCCGTCCCTGCGGGAACAGGCTTTCTAT aaCATGCTACGGcgccaggaggagctggagaatgGCACGGCCTGGTCCATCTCCTCCGAGTCCTCGGACGACTCCTCCAGCCCGCAGCTGCCCGGCAGCACCCGCCATGCTGTGCACAAGCCCATCGTGCAGCCGGAGCTGCAGGCCTCGGCACCCGCCATCGAGAtctccttctcccagcagccacaggaggCTGAGCCTGGCACCGGGGCCAGCATTCCTGCTGCTGAGAGCCATCCAGAGGAGCCGAGCAGCCGCAAGAAGGAAGCAGTGGCCAACGGGCACGTGCCCTACTCCCGGACTCTGAGCCACATCAGCGAGGCCAGCATGGATGCCACAACAGAGGCCAAGGCTGCAGAGAGCCCCTGGGAGCTCGAGCCCAGCCCGCAGGACACAGGGACTGCAGAGCAGGACATGGACCCCGTCCCCAGCGCCTCGGTGGCAGCGGTGACACCAGCGCAGGACAGGAGTGCTGAGGCCAAGCCTCGTGCCTCTGTGGCATGGGCCACCACCGACAAGGCCGAGCCAGCGCAGAGCCAGGCGCCGGCACGGGGCGGCTGCAGCGCTGGTGTCACCATGGCACCGGTACAAGCGTCCATGCAGGAGAGCCCGCTGCCCACCACACCGCTGCCCACCGGTGTCCTCGAGGTGCCCCGGGGGAAGGTGGTGGATTCAGGTTTGGAGGAGGCCATCAGTCTCCTGGGCTCGGCCCTGGATGACTATCGGGGGCAGTTCCCAGAGCTGCATCCCCTCGAACGGGAGCTCAAGCAcctggaggagatgctgctg caaaagcagggTGTCTTCCTCAGCCGGGCCTCCAGCATCAGCCTGACGGTGGAGCATGCGCTGGAGAGCTTCAGCTTCCTCAACACTTCGGACATGGAGGACTCGGAGGGCTCCGAGGAGGAGCCTCTCCAAGACGAGAG GAGGGCTGGCAGACCGCGGCATGGCAGCAGGGCCCCCAGCGGCGGAGAGACTGGTGCAGACGACACCGGCATGTGCAGCGGCTCCGAGGCCAGCACTGACCCTCTGAGCACCGGCAATGAGTTCCTGGATAAGGCCCTGGTGCTTCACCTCAACAACTGCAACCGCCTGCTGCTG AAACTGGGCACCTTTGGTCCCCTGCGGTGCCAGGAGATGTATGCCCTGGACAGGCTGCTGCGGGAGGCACAGGTTCTGGAGGTCGTGTGCCAGCTCACGGAGGAGCAAGCAGGAGCAGCCgcctctgctgctgaag TTGTGCAGTTCTCGACGCGGAAGGAGGGTGTGCTGCCCCTCTGGGACTGCTGCGTGGAGGCCCCCAACGTCTACTCCTGCCCTGTGGAGCGGTTCCTGCAGGTGCTCAGCACACAGTTCGCAGCACCCATCAGTGAGCGGCACCCTGGCCTGGCTGATGCTG TTTGTGTGAAACTGGTGGAGGATGTGCTGTATCAGCGGCTGCCCCGGCGGCCCGGCAGTGCCCAGGGCGAACAAGTCACCATCTTCCAGTACTGGAGCCACTTTGAGTCGCTTGGCGCCTTGGTGCTTGACACCTACATgatggagctggcagaggaag CGATGCTGGCACAGAACCTCAACTCGGACGACCAGGACGTGGTGCTGCATGCCCTGAAGCGCATGCCTGAGGGCCGCCTCAAGAAGGAGGGACTGAAAGCGCTGAGCCTGCTCCTTGTGGAGGGCAACAGCAAGGTGGTGAGCGCCGTGTCAGCTCAGCTCCGCAGCCTGGCAGAGAACCCCCGCTTCCGACAACGG GCCCTTGTGTGCTacctggagcagctggaggatgAGGAGGTGCAGACGCGTGTGGCAGGGTGTGCAGCGCTGGGTTGCCTGAAG GCGAAGGAAAGCATCGAGCAGCTGGTTTACCTGTGCCAAACCGACAAAGAGCCTGTGCGCGAGGCAGCCAAGCAGAGCCTGATGCTGTGCG GGGAAGACGGCAAATCAGCTCACCGGCGGCTGGAGGAGACCCTGGACAGCCTCCCGCGGATCTTTGCCCCAGCCAGCATGGCCAGCACAGCTTTCTGA
- the LOC115601153 gene encoding rho family-interacting cell polarization regulator 1-like isoform X7: MERAGVGAAKSLYELPACSPSMGVEQRGCTEPGPLSPRASSPASPGTWRPSRSHSTMSLSVCLQRQVLITKINRCQSFAGVNSTANQPFRNLSPFTPIVSRKTGSRVSRMFLMSHKSPPPKVPQPNRLDEVYEALKKGLTAYLEVHQLELEKLSAQIRESKRNSRLGFLYDLDKQVKSIDRFLRRLEFHASKIDELYEAYCIQRRLRDGAHNMVKAYSTGSPGSREARESLAEASKGYKEYTENMCLLENELESQLGEFHVRMKGLAGFARLCAGDQYEIFMKYGRQRWKLRGRIEANSKQVWDSEEMVFLPLVTEFLSIKVTELKSLANHVVVGNVSCETKDLFAALPQVVAVDINDLGTLKLSLEVTWNPFDKDDQPSAASTVNKASTVNKRFSTYNQSPPDTPSLREQAFYPESPGRAADKHGWSLLDIFWETLFKKLSQSCSCGDVSSAELGRLPQQGHNMLRRQEELENGTAWSISSESSDDSSSPQLPGSTRHAVHKPIVQPELQASAPAIEISFSQQPQEAEPGTGASIPAAESHPEEPSSRKKEAVANGHVPYSRTLSHISEASMDATTEAKAAESPWELEPSPQDTGTAEQDMDPVPSASVAAVTPAQDRSAEAKPRASVAWATTDKAEPAQSQAPARGGCSAGVTMAPVQASMQESPLPTTPLPTGVLEVPRGKVVDSGLEEAISLLGSALDDYRGQFPELHPLERELKHLEEMLLQKQGVFLSRASSISLTVEHALESFSFLNTSDMEDSEGSEEEPLQDERRAGRPRHGSRAPSGGETGADDTGMCSGSEASTDPLSTGNEFLDKALVLHLNNCNRLLLKLGTFGPLRCQEMYALDRLLREAQVLEVVCQLTEEQAGAAASAAEVVQFSTRKEGVLPLWDCCVEAPNVYSCPVERFLQVLSTQFAAPISERHPGLADAVCVKLVEDVLYQRLPRRPGSAQGEQVTIFQYWSHFESLGALVLDTYMMELAEEAMLAQNLNSDDQDVVLHALKRMPEGRLKKEGLKALSLLLVEGNSKVVSAVSAQLRSLAENPRFRQRALVCYLEQLEDEEVQTRVAGCAALGCLKAKESIEQLVYLCQTDKEPVREAAKQSLMLCGEDGKSAHRRLEETLDSLPRIFAPASMASTAF, encoded by the exons ATGGAGAGAGCCGGGGTGGGCGCTGCCAAGAGCCTGTACGAACTCCCCGCTTGCTCCCCGTCCATGGGAGTGGAACAAAGGGGATGCACCGAGCCAGGCCCGCTCTCGCCCCGCGCCTCGTCCCCCGCCTCTCCTGGGACAT GGAGGCCCTCCAGGTCACACTCAACAATGTCACTGTCTGTGTGCCTGCAGCGCCAAGTCCTCATCACCAAGATCAATAGGTGCCAGTCCTTTGCCGGAGTGAACTCAACAGCCAACCAGCCCTTCAG GAACCTCTCACCCTTTACCCCCATCGTCTCCCGCAAGACTGGCTCCAGGGTCAGTAGGATGTTCTTAATGTCCCACAAATCCCCACCACCCAAGGTGCCTCAGCCCAACCGCCTGGACGAGGTGTACGAAGCTCTCAAGAAGGGCCTGAC AGCCTACCTGGAGGTGCACCAGCTGGAACTGGAGAAGCTCAGCGCTCAGATCCGCGAGTCCAAGAGGAATTCACGCCTG gGCTTTCTCTATGATCTGGATAAG caagTGAAGTCAATCGACCGCTTCCTGCGTCGTCTGGAGTTCCATGCTAGCAAG ATAGATGAGCTCTATGAGGCTTATTGCATCCAGCGGCGGCTTCGCGATGGAGCTCATAACATGGTCAAGGCTTACAGCACGGGCTCACCAGGCAGCCGGGAGGCACGCGAGAGCCTGGCCGAGGCCAGCAAGGGCTACAAGGAGTACACGGAG AACATGTGCCTGTTGGAGAATGAGCTGGAGAGCCAGCTGGGCGAGTTCCATGTCCGGATGAAAG GACTGGCAGGCTTTGCCCGGCTTTGTGCTGGTGACCAGTATGAG ATCTTCATGAAGTACGGACGGCAGCGGTGGAAGCTGCGTGGCCGCATTGAGGCGAACAGCAAGCAGGTGTGGGACAGCGAGGAAATGGTTTTCTTGCCCCTTGTCACCGAGTTCCTCTCCATCAAG gtgACAGAGCTAAAGAGCCTGGCCAACCATGTTGTGGTGGGCAATGTGTCCTGTGAGACCAAGGACCTCTTTGCAGCTCTACCCCAGGTAGTGGCTGTGGATATCAATGACTTGGGCACCCTCAAACTCAGCCTGGAGGTGACCTGGAA CCCCTTCGACAAGGATGACCAGCCCTCAGCGGCCAGCACTGTCAACAAGGCCTCCACGGTGAACAAGAGGTTCTCCACCTACAACCAGAGCCCGCCTGACACGCCGTCCCTGCGGGAACAGGCTTTCTAT CCCGAGAGCCCCGGCCGGGCAGCCGACAAGCACGGTTGGTCCTTACTGGACATCTTTTGGGAGACGCTCTTCAAGAAGCTGTCTCAAAGCTGCTCCTGCGGTGATGTCTCCTCGGCCGAGCTCGGGAGATTGCCGCAGCAGGGCCAT aaCATGCTACGGcgccaggaggagctggagaatgGCACGGCCTGGTCCATCTCCTCCGAGTCCTCGGACGACTCCTCCAGCCCGCAGCTGCCCGGCAGCACCCGCCATGCTGTGCACAAGCCCATCGTGCAGCCGGAGCTGCAGGCCTCGGCACCCGCCATCGAGAtctccttctcccagcagccacaggaggCTGAGCCTGGCACCGGGGCCAGCATTCCTGCTGCTGAGAGCCATCCAGAGGAGCCGAGCAGCCGCAAGAAGGAAGCAGTGGCCAACGGGCACGTGCCCTACTCCCGGACTCTGAGCCACATCAGCGAGGCCAGCATGGATGCCACAACAGAGGCCAAGGCTGCAGAGAGCCCCTGGGAGCTCGAGCCCAGCCCGCAGGACACAGGGACTGCAGAGCAGGACATGGACCCCGTCCCCAGCGCCTCGGTGGCAGCGGTGACACCAGCGCAGGACAGGAGTGCTGAGGCCAAGCCTCGTGCCTCTGTGGCATGGGCCACCACCGACAAGGCCGAGCCAGCGCAGAGCCAGGCGCCGGCACGGGGCGGCTGCAGCGCTGGTGTCACCATGGCACCGGTACAAGCGTCCATGCAGGAGAGCCCGCTGCCCACCACACCGCTGCCCACCGGTGTCCTCGAGGTGCCCCGGGGGAAGGTGGTGGATTCAGGTTTGGAGGAGGCCATCAGTCTCCTGGGCTCGGCCCTGGATGACTATCGGGGGCAGTTCCCAGAGCTGCATCCCCTCGAACGGGAGCTCAAGCAcctggaggagatgctgctg caaaagcagggTGTCTTCCTCAGCCGGGCCTCCAGCATCAGCCTGACGGTGGAGCATGCGCTGGAGAGCTTCAGCTTCCTCAACACTTCGGACATGGAGGACTCGGAGGGCTCCGAGGAGGAGCCTCTCCAAGACGAGAG GAGGGCTGGCAGACCGCGGCATGGCAGCAGGGCCCCCAGCGGCGGAGAGACTGGTGCAGACGACACCGGCATGTGCAGCGGCTCCGAGGCCAGCACTGACCCTCTGAGCACCGGCAATGAGTTCCTGGATAAGGCCCTGGTGCTTCACCTCAACAACTGCAACCGCCTGCTGCTG AAACTGGGCACCTTTGGTCCCCTGCGGTGCCAGGAGATGTATGCCCTGGACAGGCTGCTGCGGGAGGCACAGGTTCTGGAGGTCGTGTGCCAGCTCACGGAGGAGCAAGCAGGAGCAGCCgcctctgctgctgaag TTGTGCAGTTCTCGACGCGGAAGGAGGGTGTGCTGCCCCTCTGGGACTGCTGCGTGGAGGCCCCCAACGTCTACTCCTGCCCTGTGGAGCGGTTCCTGCAGGTGCTCAGCACACAGTTCGCAGCACCCATCAGTGAGCGGCACCCTGGCCTGGCTGATGCTG TTTGTGTGAAACTGGTGGAGGATGTGCTGTATCAGCGGCTGCCCCGGCGGCCCGGCAGTGCCCAGGGCGAACAAGTCACCATCTTCCAGTACTGGAGCCACTTTGAGTCGCTTGGCGCCTTGGTGCTTGACACCTACATgatggagctggcagaggaag CGATGCTGGCACAGAACCTCAACTCGGACGACCAGGACGTGGTGCTGCATGCCCTGAAGCGCATGCCTGAGGGCCGCCTCAAGAAGGAGGGACTGAAAGCGCTGAGCCTGCTCCTTGTGGAGGGCAACAGCAAGGTGGTGAGCGCCGTGTCAGCTCAGCTCCGCAGCCTGGCAGAGAACCCCCGCTTCCGACAACGG GCCCTTGTGTGCTacctggagcagctggaggatgAGGAGGTGCAGACGCGTGTGGCAGGGTGTGCAGCGCTGGGTTGCCTGAAG GCGAAGGAAAGCATCGAGCAGCTGGTTTACCTGTGCCAAACCGACAAAGAGCCTGTGCGCGAGGCAGCCAAGCAGAGCCTGATGCTGTGCG GGGAAGACGGCAAATCAGCTCACCGGCGGCTGGAGGAGACCCTGGACAGCCTCCCGCGGATCTTTGCCCCAGCCAGCATGGCCAGCACAGCTTTCTGA
- the LOC115601153 gene encoding rho family-interacting cell polarization regulator 1-like isoform X9, whose protein sequence is MERAGVGAAKSLYELPACSPSMGVEQRGCTEPGPLSPRASSPASPGTWRPSRSHSTMSLSVCLQRQVLITKINRCQSFAGVNSTANQPFRNLSPFTPIVSRKTGSRVSRMFLMSHKSPPPKVPQPNRLDEVYEALKKGLTAYLEVHQLELEKLSAQIRESKRNSRLGFLYDLDKQVKSIDRFLRRLEFHASKIDELYEAYCIQRRLRDGAHNMVKAYSTGSPGSREARESLAEASKGYKEYTENMCLLENELESQLGEFHVRMKGLAGFARLCAGDQYEIFMKYGRQRWKLRGRIEANSKQVWDSEEMVFLPLVTEFLSIKVTELKSLANHVVVGNVSCETKDLFAALPQVVAVDINDLGTLKLSLEVTWNPFDKDDQPSAASTVNKASTVNKRFSTYNQSPPDTPSLREQAFYNMLRRQEELENGTAWSISSESSDDSSSPQLPGSTRHAVHKPIVQPELQASAPAIEISFSQQPQEAEPGTGASIPAAESHPEEPSSRKKEAVANGHVPYSRTLSHISEASMDATTEAKAAESPWELEPSPQDTGTAEQDMDPVPSASVAAVTPAQDRSAEAKPRASVAWATTDKAEPAQSQAPARGGCSAGVTMAPVQASMQESPLPTTPLPTGVLEVPRGKVVDSGLEEAISLLGSALDDYRGQFPELHPLERELKHLEEMLLQKQGVFLSRASSISLTVEHALESFSFLNTSDMEDSEGSEEEPLQDERRAGRPRHGSRAPSGGETGADDTGMCSGSEASTDPLSTGNEFLDKALVLHLNNCNRLLLKLGTFGPLRCQEMYALDRLLREAQVLEVVCQLTEEQAGAAASAAEVVQFSTRKEGVLPLWDCCVEAPNVYSCPVERFLQVLSTQFAAPISERHPGLADAVCVKLVEDVLYQRLPRRPGSAQGEQVTIFQYWSHFESLGALVLDTYMMELAEEAMLAQNLNSDDQDVVLHALKRMPEGRLKKEGLKALSLLLVEGNSKVVSAVSAQLRSLAENPRFRQRALVCYLEQLEDEEVQTRVAGCAALGCLKAKESIEQLVYLCQTDKEPVREAAKQSLMLCGEDGKSAHRRLEETLDSLPRIFAPASMASTAF, encoded by the exons ATGGAGAGAGCCGGGGTGGGCGCTGCCAAGAGCCTGTACGAACTCCCCGCTTGCTCCCCGTCCATGGGAGTGGAACAAAGGGGATGCACCGAGCCAGGCCCGCTCTCGCCCCGCGCCTCGTCCCCCGCCTCTCCTGGGACAT GGAGGCCCTCCAGGTCACACTCAACAATGTCACTGTCTGTGTGCCTGCAGCGCCAAGTCCTCATCACCAAGATCAATAGGTGCCAGTCCTTTGCCGGAGTGAACTCAACAGCCAACCAGCCCTTCAG GAACCTCTCACCCTTTACCCCCATCGTCTCCCGCAAGACTGGCTCCAGGGTCAGTAGGATGTTCTTAATGTCCCACAAATCCCCACCACCCAAGGTGCCTCAGCCCAACCGCCTGGACGAGGTGTACGAAGCTCTCAAGAAGGGCCTGAC AGCCTACCTGGAGGTGCACCAGCTGGAACTGGAGAAGCTCAGCGCTCAGATCCGCGAGTCCAAGAGGAATTCACGCCTG gGCTTTCTCTATGATCTGGATAAG caagTGAAGTCAATCGACCGCTTCCTGCGTCGTCTGGAGTTCCATGCTAGCAAG ATAGATGAGCTCTATGAGGCTTATTGCATCCAGCGGCGGCTTCGCGATGGAGCTCATAACATGGTCAAGGCTTACAGCACGGGCTCACCAGGCAGCCGGGAGGCACGCGAGAGCCTGGCCGAGGCCAGCAAGGGCTACAAGGAGTACACGGAG AACATGTGCCTGTTGGAGAATGAGCTGGAGAGCCAGCTGGGCGAGTTCCATGTCCGGATGAAAG GACTGGCAGGCTTTGCCCGGCTTTGTGCTGGTGACCAGTATGAG ATCTTCATGAAGTACGGACGGCAGCGGTGGAAGCTGCGTGGCCGCATTGAGGCGAACAGCAAGCAGGTGTGGGACAGCGAGGAAATGGTTTTCTTGCCCCTTGTCACCGAGTTCCTCTCCATCAAG gtgACAGAGCTAAAGAGCCTGGCCAACCATGTTGTGGTGGGCAATGTGTCCTGTGAGACCAAGGACCTCTTTGCAGCTCTACCCCAGGTAGTGGCTGTGGATATCAATGACTTGGGCACCCTCAAACTCAGCCTGGAGGTGACCTGGAA CCCCTTCGACAAGGATGACCAGCCCTCAGCGGCCAGCACTGTCAACAAGGCCTCCACGGTGAACAAGAGGTTCTCCACCTACAACCAGAGCCCGCCTGACACGCCGTCCCTGCGGGAACAGGCTTTCTAT aaCATGCTACGGcgccaggaggagctggagaatgGCACGGCCTGGTCCATCTCCTCCGAGTCCTCGGACGACTCCTCCAGCCCGCAGCTGCCCGGCAGCACCCGCCATGCTGTGCACAAGCCCATCGTGCAGCCGGAGCTGCAGGCCTCGGCACCCGCCATCGAGAtctccttctcccagcagccacaggaggCTGAGCCTGGCACCGGGGCCAGCATTCCTGCTGCTGAGAGCCATCCAGAGGAGCCGAGCAGCCGCAAGAAGGAAGCAGTGGCCAACGGGCACGTGCCCTACTCCCGGACTCTGAGCCACATCAGCGAGGCCAGCATGGATGCCACAACAGAGGCCAAGGCTGCAGAGAGCCCCTGGGAGCTCGAGCCCAGCCCGCAGGACACAGGGACTGCAGAGCAGGACATGGACCCCGTCCCCAGCGCCTCGGTGGCAGCGGTGACACCAGCGCAGGACAGGAGTGCTGAGGCCAAGCCTCGTGCCTCTGTGGCATGGGCCACCACCGACAAGGCCGAGCCAGCGCAGAGCCAGGCGCCGGCACGGGGCGGCTGCAGCGCTGGTGTCACCATGGCACCGGTACAAGCGTCCATGCAGGAGAGCCCGCTGCCCACCACACCGCTGCCCACCGGTGTCCTCGAGGTGCCCCGGGGGAAGGTGGTGGATTCAGGTTTGGAGGAGGCCATCAGTCTCCTGGGCTCGGCCCTGGATGACTATCGGGGGCAGTTCCCAGAGCTGCATCCCCTCGAACGGGAGCTCAAGCAcctggaggagatgctgctg caaaagcagggTGTCTTCCTCAGCCGGGCCTCCAGCATCAGCCTGACGGTGGAGCATGCGCTGGAGAGCTTCAGCTTCCTCAACACTTCGGACATGGAGGACTCGGAGGGCTCCGAGGAGGAGCCTCTCCAAGACGAGAG GAGGGCTGGCAGACCGCGGCATGGCAGCAGGGCCCCCAGCGGCGGAGAGACTGGTGCAGACGACACCGGCATGTGCAGCGGCTCCGAGGCCAGCACTGACCCTCTGAGCACCGGCAATGAGTTCCTGGATAAGGCCCTGGTGCTTCACCTCAACAACTGCAACCGCCTGCTGCTG AAACTGGGCACCTTTGGTCCCCTGCGGTGCCAGGAGATGTATGCCCTGGACAGGCTGCTGCGGGAGGCACAGGTTCTGGAGGTCGTGTGCCAGCTCACGGAGGAGCAAGCAGGAGCAGCCgcctctgctgctgaag TTGTGCAGTTCTCGACGCGGAAGGAGGGTGTGCTGCCCCTCTGGGACTGCTGCGTGGAGGCCCCCAACGTCTACTCCTGCCCTGTGGAGCGGTTCCTGCAGGTGCTCAGCACACAGTTCGCAGCACCCATCAGTGAGCGGCACCCTGGCCTGGCTGATGCTG TTTGTGTGAAACTGGTGGAGGATGTGCTGTATCAGCGGCTGCCCCGGCGGCCCGGCAGTGCCCAGGGCGAACAAGTCACCATCTTCCAGTACTGGAGCCACTTTGAGTCGCTTGGCGCCTTGGTGCTTGACACCTACATgatggagctggcagaggaag CGATGCTGGCACAGAACCTCAACTCGGACGACCAGGACGTGGTGCTGCATGCCCTGAAGCGCATGCCTGAGGGCCGCCTCAAGAAGGAGGGACTGAAAGCGCTGAGCCTGCTCCTTGTGGAGGGCAACAGCAAGGTGGTGAGCGCCGTGTCAGCTCAGCTCCGCAGCCTGGCAGAGAACCCCCGCTTCCGACAACGG GCCCTTGTGTGCTacctggagcagctggaggatgAGGAGGTGCAGACGCGTGTGGCAGGGTGTGCAGCGCTGGGTTGCCTGAAG GCGAAGGAAAGCATCGAGCAGCTGGTTTACCTGTGCCAAACCGACAAAGAGCCTGTGCGCGAGGCAGCCAAGCAGAGCCTGATGCTGTGCG GGGAAGACGGCAAATCAGCTCACCGGCGGCTGGAGGAGACCCTGGACAGCCTCCCGCGGATCTTTGCCCCAGCCAGCATGGCCAGCACAGCTTTCTGA